A stretch of the Aythya fuligula isolate bAytFul2 chromosome 18, bAytFul2.pri, whole genome shotgun sequence genome encodes the following:
- the XYLT2 gene encoding xylosyltransferase 2, translated as MVASGRARKLARRYRLALATALGILLLQGLVLWSSAGLDEEGPAEERQKKARLPENSDGSKDSDSSAGRRGSAGRKHGRWRGRPDSPGVPVSKVVRAVTARHKAGRRLPAAPDASSRRNLTEARGDAQLAVLQQGDTGSVEGAPQPTENSFTPKCEITGKDALSALARASSKQCQQEIANVVCLHRAGNLMPLSVPRHCQLSGKVSPVIQWDESRLQQLPPSKPVRIAYMLVVHGRAIRQLKRLIKAVYHQQHFFYIHVDKRSNYLHREAVELARHYPNIRVTPWRMVTIWGGASLLKMYLRSMKDLLELSEWPWDFFINLSATDYPTRTNEELVMFLSKYRDKNFLKSHGRDNARFIKKQGLDRLFHECDSHMWRLGERHIPEGIVVDGGSDWFSLTRSFVEYVVYADDQLVSQLRQFYTYTLLPAESFFHTVLENSHACETLVDNNLRVTNWNRKLGCKCQYKHIVDWCGCSPNDFKPQDFLRLQQLSRPTFFARKFESTVNQEVLEILDTHLYGSYPPNTPALKAYWENVYDRVDGLSGLSDVTLTFYTAFSRLGLRKAASVLAPKEKLCRFEPRGFPSSVHLYFYDDRFQGYLVMQEVQNTATGQAEALEVWMMPQGALKLAGHGGQANRLQNLEVGTEWDPKERLFRNFGGLMGPFDEPVAMQKWARGPNLTATVVWIDPTYVIATSYDITVDAETEFTQYKPPLNRPLRPGIWTIRLLQFWEPLGENQFLVVPQTFNRKQPLRKDDSNWLHGGPPRNEYMEQSFQGLGGILNLPRSEEAEAAAAGKAQLTGRALDEWADSAISTFWAVADVCVGSSSSCSSLETCSKTSWSSLSPDPKSELGPVKPDGRLR; from the exons ATGGTGGCGAGCGGGCGGGCGCGGAAGCTGGCCCGGCGCTACCGCCTGGCCCTGGCCACGGCCCTCGgcatcctcctgctgcagggcctcGTCCTCTGGAGCTCCGCCGGCCTCGACGAGGAGGGCCCGGCCGAG GAGCGGCAGAAGAAAGCCAGGCTGCCCGAGAACAGCGATGGCTCCAAGGACTCGGACAGCTCTGCCGGGCGCCGCGGCAGCGCCGGGAGGAAGCACGGGAGGTGGCGGGGACGGCCGGACAGCCCCGGGGTGCCGGTGTCCAAGGTGGTGAGAGCCGTGACGGCGAGGCACAAAGCAGGACGGCGGCTGCCGGCCGCGCCGGACGCCTCCAGCCGAAGGAACCTGACGGAGGCTCGCGGGGACGCCCAGCTGGCCGTCCTCCAGCAGGGCGACACGGGCAGCGTGGAGGGGGCTCCGCAGCCCACCGAGAACAGCTTCACCCCCAAGTGCGAGATCACGGGGAAAGACGCCCTCTCGGCGCTGGCCCGGGCCAGCAGCAAGCAGTGCCAACAGGAGATCGCCAACGTGGTGTGTCTGCACCGCGCCGGCAACCTCATGCCCCTGTCCGTGCCTCGCCACTGCCAGCTCTCGG GGAAGGTCAGCCCCGTGATCCAGTGGGACGAGAGccggctgcagcagctgccccccagcaAACCCGTGCGCATCGCCTACATGCTGGTGGTGCACGGCAGGGCCATTCGCCAGCTGAAGCGGCTCATCAAGGCGGTGTACCACCAGCAGCACTTCTTCTACATCCACGTGGACAAG CGCTCCAACTACCTCCATCGCGAGGCGGTGGAGCTGGCCCGGCACTACCCCAACATCCGCGTGACGCCCTGGCGCATGGTGACCATCTGGGGAGGTGCCAGCCTGCTGAAGATGTACCTGCGCAGCATGAAGGACCTGCTGGAGCTCTCCGAGTGGCCCTGGGACTTCTTCATCAACCTGAGCGCCACCGATTACCCCACGAG GACCAACGAGGAGCTGGTGATGTTCCTGTCCAAATACCGAGATAAGAACTTCCTGAAGTCTCATGGCCGAGACAACGCCAG GTTTATCAAGAAGCAGGGCCTGGACCGCCTGTTCCACGAGTGCGACTCCCACATGTGGCGGCTGGGCGAGCGCCACATCCCCGAGGGCATCGTGGTGGATGGGGGCTCCGACTGGTTCTCGCTGACGCGCAGCTTCGTGGAGTACGTGGTGTATGCAGACGACCAGCTGGTGTCCCAGCTGCGGCAGTTCTACACCTACACGCTGCTGCCAGCCGAG TCCTTCTTCCACACGGTCCTGGAGAACAGCCACGCCTGCGAGACGCTGGTGGATAACAACCTGCGGGTGACCAACTGGAACCGTAAGCTGGGCTGTAAGTGCCAATATAAACACATAGTCGACTGGTGCGGGTGCTCCCCAAATGACTTCAAACCCCAGGACTTCCTCCGGCTACAG CAACTCTCCAGACCCACCTTCTTCGCCCGCAAGTTCGAGTCGACGGTGAATCAGGAGGTGCTGGAGATCCTGGACACCCACCTCTACGGCAGCTACCCCCCCAACACGCCGGCCCTGAAGGCCTACTGGGAGAACGTCTACGACCGCGTCGACGGCCTCAGCGGCCTCAGCGATGTCACCCTCACCTTCTACACCGCCTTCTCCCGGCTGGGGCTCCGCAAAGCCGCCTCCGTGCTGGCCCCGAAGGAGAAGCTGTGCAG GTTTGAGCCCCGTGGCTTCCCGTCCAGCGTGCACTTGTATTTCTACGACGACCGCTTCCAGGGGTACCTGGTGATGCAGGAGGTGCAGAACACGGCCACGGGGCAGGCAGAGGCCTTGGAGGTGTGGATGATGCCCCAAGGAGCTCTGAAGCTGGCGGGTCACGGAGGGCAGGCAAACCGGCTACAAAACCTTGAG GTGGGCACGGAGTGGGACCCGAAGGAAAGGCTCTTCCGCAATTTTGGAGGCTTGATGGGGCCTTTCGACGAGCCGGTGGCCATGCAGAAGTGGGCGCGGGGCCCCAACCTGACAGCCACGGTGGTGTGGATCGACCCCACGTACGTCATCGCCACCTCCTACGACATCACGGTGGATGCAGAGACGGAGTTCACCCAGTACAAGCCCCCCCTCAACCGCCCCCTGCGCCCCGGCATCTGGACCATCCGCCTCCTGCAGTTCTGGGAGCCCCTGGGGGAGAACCAGTTCTTGGTGGTGCCCCAGACCTTCAACCGCAAGCAGCCGCTCAGGAAAG ACGACAGCAACTGGCTGCACGGCGGGCCCCCCCGCAACGAGTACATGGAGCAGAGCTTCCAGGGTCTGGGGGGGATCCTCAACCTGCCACGCTCCGAGGAGGcagaggcggcggcggcggggaagGCGCAGCTGACGGGCCGGGCGCTGGACGAGTGGGCAGACAGCGCCATCAGCACCTTCTGGGCCGTGGCAGACGTCTGCGTGGGCAGCTCCTCGTCCTGCTCCTCCCTGGAGACCTGCAGCAAAACCTCCTGGAGCTCGCTGTCCCCGGACCCCAAATCAGAACTGGGGCCCGTCAAACCTGACGGGAGGCTGAGGTAG